In the Helianthus annuus cultivar XRQ/B chromosome 11, HanXRQr2.0-SUNRISE, whole genome shotgun sequence genome, one interval contains:
- the LOC110905891 gene encoding uncharacterized protein LOC110905891 has translation MRKMRSANVMQQNDLISGVEWLPILSSKDLGKLKRDAMNGIIKYTINGSSFEINVENLGRPLVQHIMKDIVSSLKPDKQHFKYLLSGLKLLHTLWNIASHHLTLARKALFLKLKEHLMPKMLNQTLYLKPETLGNCHN, from the exons ATGCGGAAGATGAGATCTGCGAACGTGATGCAG CAAAATGATTTAATTTCTGGTGTCGAATGGCTTCCTATATTAAGTTCTAAGGATCTTGGCAAGCTAAAAAGAGATGCCATGAATGGTATCATTAAATATACTATAAACGGATCATCTTTTGAG ATAAATGTGGAAAATCTAGGAAGACCTCTTGTCCAACACATAATGAAAGATATTGTATCATCACTTAAGCCAGATAAGCAGCATTTCAAATATTTGTTAAGTGGTTTAAAATTATTGCATACTCTATGGAATATTGCATCCCACCACTTAACACTTGCGCGG AAGGCTCTGTTCCTCAAATTGAAGGAACATCTGATGCCAAAGATGCTGAACCAGACTCTATACTTAAAGCCCGAGACTCTGGGAAACTGCCACAACTAA